The window GTGACTGCTCACCACCTCGTTGATGAGTACGCCTTCGGGAGCGGGAGGAGGCCGGGGACAACTGTTCTCCCTCAGAGGAGTCGGTGGCGCTACCTGGAAGAGACGATTTCGACAGGCGTTGGAGATTGCCGCTTCAGTTTTTTGCCGTTTACTTACCGAAAATGCCGAGAGGTCAAAGGGATAAAGGCCTCTGCAACGGCTGAGCGCCTCATCGCCGGGAAGAACCTCGGAATCCTCCAGAAGAGGAAGCTGCCCCGGAGTCAGAGCCTTACTCAGCTCACGGGCCTCCTGATCCGAACCCATTTTGCGGTAGACCACGGCATCCAGGAGCCCCTTGGTGGGGATTCCCCTCTGCCGAGCCGACGGCGCCCCGTTAGGGCTGCGGTAAAGCGCCACCGCGTCCGGCCCGTTCTGGATGGTGTTGGGGGGCAGCCGAAGAGAAGGCGCCGGTACCAGCCTGTCGCTGCCCAGCAAAAAGTAACCTTTGGCGGTGGTGAAATGGCTGCTGAGGCTGATCTCTCGGTAGGGTTTGGTGTTGCGCGCGCTAAAAAGAAGAATCCAGATGTTCTGGAGGGGCATGCGCCGCCCGGATGGGTGCCACAGCTCTATGTACTCTCCGTCCTCGTTGGAGCCCGGTGTGTCCGTGTTCAGCTCGTTGATCAGGAAGTCGCCGGTCCACCAAGGCGGTAATTGCGCGGAAGTATCCGGGCCTCCTTCTGGAACTGCAAAAGTGGATTCATTAGCTAAGCGCAGATCTACCAGACACACGGTCCAAAATGAAGATGCCATTTGGTCTTTACAAGAGCTGGAAGAACCAACCAAACGTTGGACTCATCACTCACCCGTACTGTGAGGGCAAATCTTTGGCCAGGGGCACTGGTTGGGCTGCCCCGGGGTTTGTGGGGCTTCCCAGAAGACGCCTGGATCTCTGGACCACGTAGCCATGCCGCAACGACTTAGGTAGAAGCCTCCCTCTTTTAAACTACAAAAGATAAGGACCAGTCTTTCTgcagtagatttttttaaaagtccttAGAATGTCTTTTAGATATAAATGTAGACAGCAGAAAGAGGAACAACAGTTGTAAGATGACCATCAGCCTCAAAGTGTTGAAATAGTCAAAATTACAGTTGGTACAAAATGGAGATATTATCTTTGCTGATATGCTAAACAATATCGACTATAATAAGAATATATTTAACTTGGAATAAAGTGTTCACATTTTGCTCAGTTGTTGTCTGAGATTTTCTTCCCATTTATCAAAGTTGGTGTTCTGAAAGCAGTTCAAACAAAATGGTATTTGGTCAAGCGCTTAATTGCCATCAGTTCAACCGGTGTACTCAATGTTAAACGAgcttcacattttattttttaatttcctgATCTCTAGCTCTGCTTGTTTAGACTCTTGTTAAGACCTTGAAAGTAGGAAGGTTTGTTTCAGTCCCTAAATTCTTACCTGTTGCTGAGCTGATAGGGCTGCCTGCCCGGGATGAGGGTCTCCGTCAGGTTGGCACTCGGCTTGTCCCCGGGGCCGGCAAACACAAATGAGTCCAGAGGCTGGACCTGACTTAAAGGGCTCCCCACTGGAAACTCTGAAGTAGTACCACCATATACAGCTACCGCTCCAGACTCGTCTCCTGTGAAGAAGTCATTGCCATTTTTTGACAACCATCATCTGGTCACAGTTGTAGTTCCATCAGTGATTGTTTACCTTTCATAAATCTCTTGTCCAGAGTGACGGAAATGAGTCCATTCCTGCTGACGTTGGCGTAGACATTCAAGCTAACGCTAACTTTGTCTGTTCTGCCGTCCAACACTACCAACACCAAGGGGCTGGTCTCGGACGCCGTCAGTTCCACGAAGCCGTCCACCTGACCACCACCCAATTTCAGTTCGGTAATGACGGGTAGGCTAGGCGGAGCGGCGCCGGGTGTACAGTTGTTCCTCTGGCCCGGGGACGGAGAAGACCCCTGGAAGCCCCAACGATCTTCAGACAACAAACACCTACGTAGACGGATAGTGATACGGACATTTTTGTCCACCCATTGGACCATCTAGTATTTGATTTAATTAGTTTGCCAACAAAGTGCAATGGCGGCCAAGTTCATTACGGACCAGTCTACGTGAAGGGATTCCAATTTTGCTTTCGTAGCGGTGTCTAAACTTTAGCATTCAACAGGTTGCTCTCACAAAGCAACCAAAAACCAAATGTTTGACTGAATAGTGTGAGATGAGACAGTACTGCTTTTATTACCTCTCAATGGATTCGTCCCCCGCTAAAAAGGCCTCATCCTCGATAAAAGCCGGCTCCCCGGGAGTGAGAACCTCTTCCAGGGTGTTGGCGCCGTCGCTCTTGGTCTTGGTATAAACCACGGCGTCCACCAAACCCATGGCGGTGACCTCCATCTTCTCGGCGTAGCGCGCCGCCGACGAGTGGTAGAGCACCACGGCGTCCGGTCCATTCTGGACCGTATTGGGAGGCAGGGGGATGGCGGGTTTGGGCAGCAGGTCCACCGAGCCCACCAGGAAGAAGCCCCTGTCATCAGTGCTGTAGCCCTTAAGGTCCAAGACTTTGTAGGCCGTGTTCCCATTGCCGTTGTAGAAGACCATGGTGTAGCCATCCAAGGAGGACCGCTCTCCGCTGGTGTGGTACAACTCCACAAACTCCCTGGTGTCCAGTCTCGGGTTGTCGGCGTTGATCTCGCTGATGATGAGGCAGGGCTCGCCACCCGCCGACGCCAACAGGAACAGACAGAGTGGAATAAACACCAGCATTTTGGCAAAACTTCTGGGGAAAAAAGAGAAGAGTATGCcaagtgaattttttttagcGTTCAGGCTTCAATGGACGCCCATGAGGAAATGGTCAGATATCTCGTTTCCTGATTAAGTCATGTATTTGATTTCCTCTCAAACAGAAATGACCGCCTTTCCAGAAATACTTGGTGTCTTTGCTAAGTTGTTGTCTTAGTTGTTCGCTTCTCTGTGGAGTTATTAAAACTCATCTTGAAAGCTTATCTTAAAACCGACTTCTGCAAAATGATCTGGAGAAGTTATGCAACATGTTTGTAGAAAAAGTGAAACTGAACCGATGAAAAATTCCAATCAGTTACTGCAACAACAGGAAAAGGGACTAGCCAAGATCCTTCATTACTGTCCATATCAAACTACATTAATCATTGACTCTGGAAAACAATCAAAACGCAAGCAGACTTTGTCATTTTGCCAAATATTGTATTGTTCTCCCACTCAAGTTTATCTACTTGTCAGGACATCACTAATTGCTGGAAAATAAAAGAAGGTGATGACGTCAAACGTCTACTAGAAGCGCTCATCATAACAGCATGAATGAGTCCTCTGtgttgtctgtctgtgtgtgtgcaaggAATTGTGACACCGGGCAATTGCACATCGTTTGCATGAGTCACGTCGTGTTGCGAAACGTAAAGTCGACACGCATCTTGAGTCCAGTTGTTAAAGCAATTGGGGAGAAGAAGTGGAGCCCCAAAGCGTCCTCCCCCCCTTTCCTCCCTTCCTTCCCTCGCTCTACAAGTTGCAAATCGTGCATGGCAATGACCAATGACGCGACACTTATTCCGGTCACGGCATGGCTGGGCTGCCGCGCATGCATCTTTTTGCATCCTGAAACCACTGAAAAGACTTGTTGGACTGACCGTGGGTTCCCGTGGGTTCGCCTCGCGGCGTGCCGTGGACCGATCTCCCCCTCCTCGCTCAATGATGGAGAAAAGAAGCAGGTTTTGATTCCTTTTGAAAAGTTTGCTTTCTGCCTCTTCCGGCGCTCCCCGCATTCACAAAGCGCCACTTTCTCCCCCCGGAGTGGGCGGGCGGTAAGGCTGGGCTTTGGGGGTAGGGGGGTGGTGAGTATGATGATGTTTCTGACCCCCCCTTTCCAGCCCTACCCTTGCCTCCTCCCCCGCATGGAGCATATGACAATAAAAAAGAAGTCAATGGAGTTTTAGAAAGGGTTGAGGAAACTTTTGTGAAATGATGACCACTTCtcctggtttaaaaaaatcgcTTTCATTTTCAAAGATAAAAATGTGACtaataaatcattcaaaaaaatggacaccagGTTTTTCTTCTCCACAGTTTACAGtgattcaaatgtattttttggggaatccaaaaaaacattttgatcattGATACAAATCTGaacaattattgttattgtattttatatacatgTTTCTTTGCTAATAGATTTTATACAATGTTGTCCAAAACCAATGATTGATcgttattgtatatataaatgtatacaatgttgattaaaaacaaagtgaGTACTGCTTTTACTGCATTAGTACTGACAACAGCCACAGCACGTCGCTGTATCCCACCAGACTCCTAAATCGCTTGCAGATCCACAAAAGACTTGATAGAAGAGGAATCCTCATTTTACAGGAGTAATATGGCCCTCCCACCGGCACGTGGCAGCAGATAGGTAGGGCGTAACCAATTCATTAACAAGAGGACTTCATATAAGCTCTCCATCACCTCCATTAAAGTTGAGCACCCAGAAAATGGATTGATTACTTCAAGCAGGAAGGAAATCCCGAAGACTACTACAATCTGTCACTTTTGAAGACATCGGACGTCCAAAAAAATAGACGAAACAGTCCTTCTAAATCCACTTGTGGCATTGCTAGCTCAACTGCCTTCATGCCTTTCCTTGGGAAAGACAACAAGCAAATCCTCTGGCCTTCATCGACTCCCCTTCGCTAGTTTCTGACCTGGAAAAGACATGAAGCGTCCCCTCATCGGCACTGGCCTTTTGAATAATCCCTTTTATGTGGAGAATAAACACACAATGCCTAATCTTCCCTCTCCATAAAAAGCATTTCATGTTGTTTCCACTAAAAGCGTCCCCGGAGAGCCCGCAGCTCATTTTTCACCTCATTAGCCTGGACGGACATTAAAAGTGGGCCACTGCGGCGATAAAGCCGGAATTAAACAAGTCTAACGAAGGCGGGATGAACAAAAAGGCAACAAAGTCTAGATTGGACACACGCGTCCGGCAAACCGCATTGGCAGACGTAGTAACGGGATTTGGACACTGAAGTGAACAATGGGGGGGGGTTCTGCTTTCTCTCCTTTTGGATTCCTCGTCAGCATTCCGCACACGCCATCCACTCAAGTGCGCTCGCCATGGTGACGTGTATGACGAGTGGGGAGAACCCCCTTTGTTTTGCTACGTAGCCCTCTGACAAGGTCACGCGTGTCagctggagaagaaaaaatgcaCTCGGGTGATAAATCGAGACAATAGGACGCAAATGGTGCTTatttatgtccatttttttccatttaactcTTCCATGCCTCAATGCATTTACAGAAAAGCGAGGAATACTTAACTACATTGCCAAGCCATTACTTAGAAATACATGGatttaaaatatagaaataaatcataaaaaaatgtcctctaatctattaaaaaaatgaaaatacattcattGCACTAACTGAAAAACGTATGCAATTATTTACAATGTTCTATTTCATATTATTGTTGTACAATGTATTGTATCCCAATTTTTGCTGttctacttttacatgatataCTGTATTTGTTCTTTTGCCTAGAAAGTCTTGAAATAACCAAACCAAATGCCCCGAGGTCACTAGGTGCAGAATTTTTCTTCCTCATTTTAACATCTTAACAGCAAAAGCATCACTGCAATATGGCTTGAACAAACCAGATGTTTACTACTATATTATCATCGATCTCCATCATGACTGTTTTGAACCCAATTCCACACCGTTAATGTGATGCATCTGACATCATCTGGTGAGACCATCTAAAATAGAGGCCGAGAAAAGATAAGGTGTCCGCGAGCCAAAGGGACGACGGTAGCGAAGATTGCGCTCTTGTGTGTGCTTCTCAGTTGCTATGACAACCGGCACCTGACCTACATATGGACTGTACGTACGGGCTCTCACCCTCTGTTTTCCTCTCTTTGTACAGCGGCTCTAAAGGAATGCGAGTGAGAGGAGATTGGACCTGTGGGGAAAAGAAACTAGAGGAGACAGCGCCTGCCTCATTTGATGACTTGACTCAACAAGTCATGATATCTAACAAACAATGGAGAGAGGAGGCCCTAATTGATGATGACAACTTGATGGACCTTTTGTCAGGTCAGGACTTTTGTCTTCTTTAACAAGGTGCACAGTCAACAAATTTGAGGTTGCAACCACCAAACAGTCAATAATTGcaactttagcttttttttttgtatgtcatCACCAACAGCCGGgttttaggatttttaaaattaccAAGTCGTGTAAGGGCAGGTTAAGAAAATAACTTTTGGGTTGATTGAACATTTAAGTTTTCTTAAAGAAACTATTaaaacaatatacatatattttttagcgTTATTGAGTTAACATTCCAGATTTGAAGGACATTTTAATTCctattcttttaattttaaatcaactacaaacaaaaacaattactgTTTCCAAGTAAACTTAATTCTCCTGAAACTACTTCAAAATACTTGTCTGGAGTTTTCcataaatttgtattttagtcACTATTTTAGTGACTAGCTCCCTCTAATGTTAAATCTTCTTCTGCAGTGCAGGCCATTGTCAATTCTATTCTAATCATTTGTTGGAGGCTATGACAGGACGTTACTTTACGTGCACCTTTATTCAGTCGTagtaaatgttgacattttctaaGCGGCCTCATTGGCACTAGAATTGCCGGCCCTTCATTCGTCAGCTATTGATTTCCCATCCACGCGTTCCACTTGAATCAAGTAGACTCGGCGTGACCGATGCTTGGTGTCACGTAGGCGATCCTCACTTGGATTCCGGGCGTACCAAACAATCCATCTTCAGTCTCCAGATGATAGCAACCACAATGTTGTCAACAATATTTTGTCCCGTGGAGGTTAGTCTAATAAGATATAGGCCTGTACATTTTAGTTGTAGGGACATATTGGTTGTGTAGCACTAAAATGATTAGCAAAAGTCTTggtaaaatttattttaattgtcagGCTTCAAATATTTTTCGGTTTCAAGTCATTcgattaaaataaaagtaatggGTCATTCAAATAGTTATTTTTCTCGGCGGGTATTGTGTGTCATAAATCCCTTTTCTTGTCGATCTGCCGAAGCTCAGGGGGAGGTTCTGGCCCAGTTTATTTTCCTTGTCTTAGATGTATTTACCTGAAAATAATGCCAGAAAGTGGGACAGTATTAAGCCTCACATCGGATGGATCcaaatttgaaattcaaaaggCAATACATTAGCATAAAAGTTCAGTCAAGTATATTTCATCTGCATTTTCGCATCTTGATGCCATTTAAATTGTACAGTGTATTAAAATTGTAACGCCAGGGAACATCAGATGAGGTACTACTTGGTATTCCGTTTCAAATGGGCTTGTCACTTGCACTCACGCAAAAGCAAGTGAGGATAGGACGCAAAGCACCGGCAGCCTTTTTATTTCACAGCAACTTGCTCACATTTATCTCTGCCAAGGGCCTGTATGCTAACTCAAAACAAAGACGCTCGCGTGAGCGTTCCGCCGCCGTTCCCTTCGCTTCGTTTCGCTTCCCTTAGCATATGACAGAAGacccaaaaaataaaccttTGGTCACTTTGCCACAAGTGATCTTCTTCACCTTGGCTAACTCCCCTCAGAGGAAATGTCTTCATCTTTATCTCATGTGACCCGACTTCCTTTCTCCTCGGGTGCGCCGCTATGGAATTAAAAGACTAAGGAGAACCTTTACCTTAGGCTCCATTAATATTTAAAAGACCTCCTCACCATGGAAATGCAAGGAATTATGTAAGTCACCCACATTAGGGAGATTGTGTAGCGAGTTGTGCAGTTACAGTGTTACTGAGTTTTCATGCACAGATGCTTGGACATTGATCACATAACCTTTTCAGATGTCATTTTAATTAGACCTAGGAGGACAGATCAATTCGATCCAGTAATTAGAATTGTTCATGTACAATTTGTGGCTAGCTAAAATAATGTGCATACTTTTTACATTAGTGTAGATTTAGTTTAGAATAgatttagtttggatttagtTTCAGTTAGGTTATAACTTTATTTTCATCctgaaatttcttggttgcagtagcaagacagacaaaagacatacaagacattgtagacctagttaaacaAAGTGGagccacacaggaagttttatcattcattttctagcaCAGTATTAAACAGATAGAGCGTACAATAGTACTGTTTCTCCATAGACTGTGTTTAGCCctgcatttaaaagtcaacattccATTTTCCAGAAGGTCACAAGGTTACCAATGCGCTCGCACGCAATTACTGCCGCCTAATGAGTCGCACCAACGTACTCTTGTAGGTCTTGACGTGGGGGGGACTCATTTGTTTGCTGTCAGGTTGGGACGTCTTCTCCATGAATACGCTTGACTTCCACGACTGACTCCCTTACACAAGCTGTTTTACAATTGCATTCAAAACACAATTGCTACATGGATTGCTTGTCAAGTGGGGCCAATGAACCGTGAGCTAAAATTTGATGCTAAAATGTACCAATATTTGCTTTTGCAGATTTCGCCAAAATGGCTACTTGCCATGCACTCTACTGTAAACAATGGAGCTCCTTAAATGGCTGGATATTCTCCTACTTTGAGGGAATTGAACAAAGCACCATTAATGACCAACaaaaaggtaagaaaaatattttaaaaagtgcatgGTGAGTttgtcattcatttaaaatgtgagTTCATTCGCTCATTGTTGGGTagttcaaatgtatttgttctCTTTGATATCTTGCACATTTATCTGATTCAATGAGTTATTAGTAAATGCCGTTCACCGAAATAATTAATTATAAAAATAGCCAATACTAGAGTCATTGAATTTCAAATCTTTCAAATTGAATGCGAGCCAATGGAGAGTTTTTGGAGGTCCAGAAAAGTTGAGGGTAGGGCCAGATGAGTCTCAATTCCACTTTTTCAACTGTAGAATATTCAAACTAAAAACTTTGAGATG is drawn from Stigmatopora nigra isolate UIUO_SnigA chromosome 18, RoL_Snig_1.1, whole genome shotgun sequence and contains these coding sequences:
- the LOC144211278 gene encoding uncharacterized protein LOC144211278, with the protein product MLVFIPLCLFLLASAGGEPCLIISEINADNPRLDTREFVELYHTSGERSSLDGYTMVFYNGNGNTAYKVLDLKGYSTDDRGFFLVGSVDLLPKPAIPLPPNTVQNGPDAVVLYHSSAARYAEKMEVTAMGLVDAVVYTKTKSDGANTLEEVLTPGEPAFIEDEAFLAGDESIERCLLSEDRWGFQGSSPSPGQRNNCTPGAAPPSLPVITELKLGGGQVDGFVELTASETSPLVLVVLDGRTDKVSVSLNVYANVSRNGLISVTLDKRFMKGDESGAVAVYGGTTSEFPVGSPLSQVQPLDSFVFAGPGDKPSANLTETLIPGRQPYQLSNSLKEGGFYLSRCGMATWSRDPGVFWEAPQTPGQPNQCPWPKICPHSTVPEGGPDTSAQLPPWWTGDFLINELNTDTPGSNEDGEYIELWHPSGRRMPLQNIWILLFSARNTKPYREISLSSHFTTAKGYFLLGSDRLVPAPSLRLPPNTIQNGPDAVALYRSPNGAPSARQRGIPTKGLLDAVVYRKMGSDQEARELSKALTPGQLPLLEDSEVLPGDEALSRCRGLYPFDLSAFSVAPPTPLRENSCPRPPPAPEGVLINEVVSSHWTNHSQQGYFVELHGPPLTELRGLVLVVLDREHSGRLVAFPLKGSVDSDGFYVVGNVTGADQTFPEGSDVPARGTVLLCYDVFSVCRAATALTDSSRRDQLTFSDVQPLVSSSYNRWDPVIPAIRSVKNGVASLSRCECCAVRNPYSWSTSSPTPRLKNICPSSDFSSEIDFCVHPASNGWSNSSEDCNGLVPARRFTEVADYLEKKCLCGISEFSLQGTNFSCVSGWLRVWGHIWAFSDHQKTLMVQTSTVDPSQTDICSALTADRPTGTGSSLGLQIGVVICALLFLALGAALFTYLYKRRRPLDYATMELSEHGEGLSDL